From Daucus carota subsp. sativus chromosome 6, DH1 v3.0, whole genome shotgun sequence:
AGAGGAGCTTGCTGATCAATTAGAACTAGGACCAAAAATTTATGTAGTTGGATATTCAATGGGTGGACAACCAATATGGTCATGTCTTAAGTACATTCCGCACAGGTAACCCTCCTGCCATATCCTTGAAGTATTCTTTACACattttttttcactgcttggcacgcattttaagttGTATAatttcgtaacttattttttaaattttcttttttattcagaagagatttttttaataaaaatatgtgaaactgtactttataggagccttaaaatgcctGTCGAACCCTCAATCGCAAATGTAAACAATCACATGGGACTGAGGGATTATATATTAACGGCTAaagtatagtctttcttctgTTAGAAATCTATTATATGATTCttatagggttaattatcaaactcatcactcaaGTCGACAAAcggtatcaacttcatcactgatctccacggggtctcaagtaGCTCACCAAACTCGTTTAAtgatatcaaactcatcactgccgttaaaaaaagtaaGGAAGGTTTAGACGGAATCACAGATTAGCAGTAGGGCTTGACATATGGCAGACCACATCATTTAaagtttatattaaaataaagtatgcaatccttttattaaattaattttagaatataattatctaaataaatgcgtggaactaaattttaagatataattaactaaatatccAAGATTaacttttgtattttttattataattatttttgaataatgttgaaatgttttctcttttaataaattatatttatgtgaatataattgttggcaaaaaaatatttttaatttttttatatcatcaacttttttaaaatttttactattgaatctttttaaaaagatattccACATAAATTGAGAGGGAGGCCAAAAAAGTTGAGGAGGAGAGAAGATCTAGATGTAGAAGCAGCCAACAACAGGGTACAAATCTTCAAAGATTCAATAATAGAAGGAGGatgcaaaatttaaaaagttggtagaataaaaaaaattaaaaaatttttttgccaacaataatattcacataaataaaaaatattaaaagagaaaacatttcaatataattcaaaaataattataatctaataaaaaatataaaagttaatcttggatgtttagttaatttatctaaaaatttagttccatgcatttatttagataattatattctaaaattaatttaataaaaagattgcatactttatttccatataaacttTAAATGATGTGGTCTGCCACACGTCAAACCCTACCGCGAATCTGTCATTCCGTTTAAACttccgttactttttttaactgcagtgatgagtttgataccattaagcgagtttaatgagtcacttgagaccccgtggagatcaatgatgaagttgataccatttgtcgacttcagtgatgagtttgataattaacccgattCTTATATGTACTGTTTTGTTCCATCTTCTGAAGTTGGTTCTTTGTGATGAATACAGGTTAGCTGGAGCAACTCTTTTAGCCCCAGTAGTTAATTATTGGTGGTCTGGTTTCCCTTCAAACTTATCCAGAGAAGCATACTACCAGCAGCTTACTCAGGACCAGTGGACATTACGTGTTGCTCACTACCTTCCATGGCTAACTCACTGGTGGAACACCCAGAAGTGGTTTCCTTCTTCTGCTGTTATAgctcacagcccccttcttttATCTCCCCAAGACTTGGAACTTGTAACCAAGTTAGATTCGACTAGGAGGAGGACTTACGAGGtatttttcacttcacaaaatgTGATAGCACGTATTTAGAATATCTTGCTTAGATGTTCTGTTTCCACTCTACTTCAGAATTTATTTCGAAGGTAGATGGATATAAATTTGAGAAGTCCAGGTTTTACGGTGATATTAATTGATAAAACCCTAAagactccccccccccccccccccccccccccccaacctATCCAACCTTGCTCTATTGATATTACATGATTACCCCTGGATACGTGTCTCTTTGCTAGCCACTGTTTCTCCTTGCTTTCGACCATTATGCCTcagatatttttctttttccttgagtAGTCAGTGGTCCTTTGAAGTGACCGAGTGTATCACATAATTCTAAGCAACTTTTGTTTAATTTGTCTGTCATACCAAGTTTTTAGTTACTGTGACAAGTCATTGTGTAAACATTTACATTGTACATGCCTGTTATCTGACCATTACTAATTATTTGTTGTATAGTCTTCGTAGATGTGTATATTTAACtattttcatctaaaaaaaactataattcGCACATAAATAGTAGCATTATTGGCTACTATCTTTAAATCCTAGACTATATTAGGTTGAGATAATAATTACTATCAATCAGATTAATCATTGTGCAATTGCAAAAGATCTGTGAACTGGACTTAGCCCGATGTTGacaaaaaatttgaaactcTACTGCTGCCATTGCTTTTTTCTGTCTGAATGCATATTTTGCATTTTACAGGCACAAGTAACACAACAAGGAGAGTACGAATCTCTGCACCGTGACTTGATGATTGGTTTTGGTACCTGGGAGTTCGATCCTATGGAGCTAAAAAATCCATTCCCAAACAATGAAGGGTCTGTGCACTTATGGCAAGGAGATGAAGATAGATTAGCACCTGTTACACTACAACGATACATTGCCCAGAAGCTTCCGTGGATTCAATATCACGAACTTGCAGGAGCTGGTCACTTGTTTCCCTTGGCAGATGGCTTTGGCAATGCGATTATGAAGGCACTTTTGATTGGAGAGGATACCATTCTGTAAACAATCAAGCTATCTTCACTTATATAGTTCTTTTGCTAGGTTTTGGTGGTTCACAGGTTAGCTTTATGGTTTATTTTGTCTATTCTATGTTGGACTTTTTGTAAGAGAACTATACTTCTGTGCCTCATTCCTATAAATGATTTTTCGTTCAATTTCTGTGGCGAGTTTATATACTATCAATGGTCATTGCTTGGAACCCTTGAATTGTTTGCATATCTATCATCTAATATAATCAGAGGTCAGGAAGTTCAGTTGAGGTTCTACATATAATCTCAGGTATATGCCTTGCATGCCCAGAAACATATGCGTAATAAGTGCACATTGGCAGACACATGGCAAACACAAGCATGCATAGACTATGTTGGTAAGTGCtaataaaatatacaagtaGTGAGCGATCCACATGATGGTGAATAGATGCTCCTGGACAGGCATCCAATCTTTTTTCTACTTTTCCcttgtttaatattattatgttttaatttgttCTATGCATCACTGTTGTGTCATGAAATTCATTCATTTGAAATTTGCGATTGCATATCTGACATCACATAGTAATACTTATGCAGAAAGGAGAATTAGATATTCTAGTTGTTATGCTACAGACAATTCAAACTGCGGATACAAAAGGAAATGGATACTTCACTGGTTCTTAACTTCTTAAGCCCACTTGAAATGAGGACTCTTGGTACCAGAGTGATGAATCTGGTTAATATACTTGAAAAGACTAAACAAAATAGCGTCCAAGAAAATTTCGCCATACTTTCTTACAGTGGCCTCGCTAACTTAGGTTTTAGGTAGGAATTTCTTTCTAATCTTTCCGATCTGCTTAGAAGTCAATCCAAAAGCCTTCTCTAAGAGTTTATCATTAATCCCTGACCCGAAAATGATGGAGGGGATCTTCTGCATTCCTGGATTTTGGCTATTAAAGCTACCAAATACTGTTGCAGTTGACCTGCCAACATTCATCTGAAAGTGAACTAAACCCCTGGGAAACACCATCACCTCCCCTTTCTCAATAATCCTGGCAAAAACACGGTTTGTTGAATCCACAAAACCTGAGTAAACTCTGCCTTGAACGACATACGTTATTTCAGTTGCCCTGGGGTGGAAATGTGGAACATTGACACCATCAACTTTGAGATCTGCACGCACGAAAGACATGCCTTGGGTGTTGAGGCCTGGAAAAGTTTTTGGACTGACGGATATTGCTGATAGTCCAGTGTCTGAAAAGTTTCCAGGATGTTTTATACCTGAGAAGATAAAATCTTCGGGGATAAC
This genomic window contains:
- the LOC108224307 gene encoding uncharacterized protein LOC108224307: MAVGVNRKISAASARAHTRKTQHKSSFQLSSGMFMKISLVFFVGILAWGYQASRPPPPKTCGSPDGPPVTGSRIKLSDGRHLAYTEFGVPRDVAKYKIVFVHGFGSCKHDAVILATLSPDVIKHLGIYIVSFDRPGYGESDPNPNRTVKSIAMDIEELADQLELGPKIYVVGYSMGGQPIWSCLKYIPHRLAGATLLAPVVNYWWSGFPSNLSREAYYQQLTQDQWTLRVAHYLPWLTHWWNTQKWFPSSAVIAHSPLLLSPQDLELVTKLDSTRRRTYEAQVTQQGEYESLHRDLMIGFGTWEFDPMELKNPFPNNEGSVHLWQGDEDRLAPVTLQRYIAQKLPWIQYHELAGAGHLFPLADGFGNAIMKALLIGEDTIL
- the LOC108224308 gene encoding germin-like protein subfamily 3 member 2; its protein translation is MSPILVALFSVFLSLIPHVILSSDPDPIQDFCIPHTTSNVTRTTRSDMIPCKNLVDVIPEDFIFSGIKHPGNFSDTGLSAISVSPKTFPGLNTQGMSFVRADLKVDGVNVPHFHPRATEITYVVQGRVYSGFVDSTNRVFARIIEKGEVMVFPRGLVHFQMNVGRSTATVFGSFNSQNPGMQKIPSIIFGSGINDKLLEKAFGLTSKQIGKIRKKFLPKT